gggtctattattaaaaaatgagttttttttttttgtgggtctCAAATTCGCCTCACGAGTCACGGTACTATTTCATTGAGGGATCTCTAGGAGAGCCACCAACTCCAACTGATGTCCATGGATATAAATCTAACCAGCTGTCCAAAAAAGTATGGAATGCCAATAGGCGCCTTTTATGAATTTCTCATCCAATGAGTATTCTCAATATTATACCTTAAAAAAGACTCGAACCCCCATGCTCTTTAACACGAGATTTTGAGTTACGTGTCTATCATTTCACCATCAAGGACTCCTTTCCCGTTGGTAAGGGCAAGCAAGAAACAAAATCATGGAAGAAAGGCTGGTATCCACAAGCAATCCAGAAAGACAACCTCCACTATCAGCAACTATAGGATTACTTTAGGAATGcctatttcttcatattttgacTTCTATGAAATTTCTTTCTGTTTACTTTCGAATTGGATGTCTAATCAGAAGTTGGATTTGGAATTACTATACTACAACCTTTGCTCCTGACCTACCAAGCGCTAAGTGCGTAGGCATATGAGGATGAGTCCTGCTAGTTGCTACAAGGAAGAATTGTTACCGAGGGTTGTGATCGATGGTGCTTTTActgtgttttgtgtttttttttagtacGACATAGCATTATTCTATGAGGATTTATGGCTGAGACTTAACAAGGAGAAGTAGAAGAACTCTCTACGAAACTTGAATGCCTTTTATTGCATTCCTGACATGTTTCAGGTATCTGCTTTGAAGATGACATGCTGCTATAAGGGGCATTTATGATTCTGATGAGAGACATGACACCTTAAGAAACAAGTTCTGTAAAATAATAAGCAGAAGTACATGTCTAAAAGCCCATCATTATCGTTTAATTACATGTGATTTAGGACCATCAATACTATTGACGATTCCTTCAAATTAACTCTGTTTCCACTTTCTGACCAATCCATTTCTAACCTCAATTGCTTAGCTCTGGGATGTCTTGTTATAAACAGAAAGTTGTCTTGATCAAAGAGGTTATGCTAAGCTTTTCTTGGCAAAATCGAGAGATCTTTGCAGGATAGCTCaaacatgaagaagttgattgATAGTCTGAAGACCAAATGTTGCAATACAGAAACTAAATGTACTTGATCATTTGCATCttatcaagaaaataaagatggTTTTCTGTGCCAACCACTAATTGTAGTgggaatattaatattttaacttaaaatgcTTTAAGCTTAGGACATAATAATGTTGAAATTGTCCTTTATGGTGGAGTGGGAAGTTGACCCCTTACTGCTGCATTTGAATATTAGAAAACCGAGATTTGTTATTGATTTTATCCTTTATAATATACTTAGTGGGCCAGGTGGATTGAAAAATATCTTCGGCATCAAGAAACCAGAGAGCTTATTTTTGCACGTTCAATTCCAATAGTTCTAGTTTCCAATTCCAATGACTTGAGGAAAATGAAGGCAAATttgtaaaggaaaggaaaaaacaacAGCTACTTGTACCAATGGCTGAAGTTTTCTTGAAGAACTGGTGAAAACCAACCAAGAGcgtttagaatttttttctttctatcctAGATAATAGAAAAGGTTTGTTGTTATTACATGTTGGTTTGTTTATGAAGTTGGGATTTTTCCCTTGAAGTTTTTTGCCATTTTTTAGCTGGGAAAAGAAGAGAGGcaaaaaacagagaaacatCAATTCAAGAACTTGGGAAACCAAGAAGCAGCCTCCATTTGAAATAATATCTACTGTACAAGACAAGTTGAGAGTTTTCCACGAAAGGCTATCTATATGCTTATCAATATTATTCTAAGACAGCCCCCTTCTTTCATTCGAAATTAGTacattgaaaaagaagatgCATCGGTAAGTACTTGTGAAGTACTTGCTGATCTTGAATACTTCTTACCAGAAGATGGAGAAGATGATAAATCCCCTGACCTTCTCCTTAGCATCTGCCTCAACCCATCTGCAACTCGAATAGCTGGGTTAGATTTCGATTTACCACAAAATGACATGTGAg
This genomic interval from Carya illinoinensis cultivar Pawnee chromosome 2, C.illinoinensisPawnee_v1, whole genome shotgun sequence contains the following:
- the LOC122294824 gene encoding uncharacterized protein LOC122294824 translates to MEIESVKCECCGLKEDCTQDYITEVKAKFDGKWLCGLCSEAVRDEVSRGKKPFGMEEAVKAHMSFCGKSKSNPAIRVADGLRQMLRRRSGDLSSSPSSGKKYSRSASTSQVLTDASSFSMY